Part of the Nycticebus coucang isolate mNycCou1 chromosome 22, mNycCou1.pri, whole genome shotgun sequence genome, GttcattctaaatttttttttgaaccagttgaataaaaatttttgttgccACCAGAGTTTAGTGTCTGGAGTCTTACTGGAAAAACATGATTCCTTTTTTAATATGACAAAGTTGCTGGAAAGATACCTTAAAAGTTGAGTCTCAAGAAGTTGCACTTTATATACACAAGGGAAATTAGGCCAAACTCTTAGTGAACTTCTACATATAATGGTAACTGGTTAGCTAGGCTGAAAAACTTTTTATTGCATGTTTGTTGTTAAAACTTTTTAgggaagagggtggcgcctgtggctcaaagggatagggctctggccccatatgctggaggtggcgagttcaaacccagcccctgccaaaaactgcaaaaaaaaaaaaaaaaaaaaaaactttttagggAAGAATAGCTaactaaaattacattttaaaagtcaaatcaGCATTTTGTCCTTAGTAggaaaaagtaaactcactaatTCAGAAGATGTTAGAATATTTGTTGAACATCAGGCGAGTACTCTTAACTGTATATTAGAGTTCTGTGCTATATTCAGCtattgctgtgatttttttttttttttctttttttggcttaaCTGCCCCCAAGTATTTCATACTCATTGTAAGAAGAAAAGGACATTACAGAATTTATATAAAGTCACCATTATTTCAGTGTCATTCATCCACATTTTACTCAGTCTTCATAATTTGGACattatttaggttatttccaattGCTAAGAACATCCTTGCAGCTGAATTAAATTCTTAGCATTTGATTTGCTATGTCGAAGAGTATGCATGCTTTTAAGACCAGTCTCACTACACTGAGCACACCAGTCTCATCTGAAATGTATTGCCCCATTGTCTTTGACAATGTGAAATTGTACTACTAAACCCTGTACCTTTTGTGCAACAGTTTGATAAGTGAAAAATTACATTCCAGCATCTTGTGGTATTGGTTTTTAACATGGAAATCAGTCAATATCTGGGTTAAAGTATCAACCAAAAAAAGTGACTCAAAGTTACTCCTGAACCAGTATTGCTGTCATATGTAAAGCACTGTTAGAGATcaatagaaaaattcaaaaacagaaaaacagtctGAACAGGCAATTTATAGAAATACAAGTCAGTATAAAAAGGTACtggtcttttttttaataaagtaatttAATAGTTTAAATTGGGTTGGCAAAGATGAATGCCACTACAGTGGTTTGAATTGAGTCAGGATGGAGTTAAAAACTAGCAAGTGGGAAAGCAACAGCAACTGTATGTggagtttggttttgttttttgtgtggaGAAACAACTGCCATGTTGATGCAGCTCAGGTCACAATGCTGCTAAGGTCTTTCACAAGTATTTCTAAAAAAGGAAtcatgcagggcggcgcctgtgcctcagtgagtagggcgccggccccatatgccgagggtggcgggttcaaacccagccccggccaaactgcaacaaaaaatagccgggcgttgtggtgggcgcctgtagtcccagctgcttgggaggctgaggcaagagaatcgcgtaagcccaagagttagaggttgctgtgagccgtgtgacgccgcggtacagtgagactccgtctttacaaaaaaaaaaaaaaagaatcatgcaaattaaaaattactgattATATTCTTGATCCAGGGAATGTAGGTACTGACTTTTGTGTAGACCCCATACTGCCCTGCTTCCCCACATTTTATGGAACCCCAGGACACTATTCCTCCCACAAACCATCTCTGTGTCTCATTATCTAGAAACACTAATGCACCTCCACTGTCACCTCTACAGCTGTCCTTGCCGCCACTTTCTAAACCAGCACAGAGCATGTTATCAGTTACCCTTGCACCTGGATAGGGCTGCTTTTCATATGCAGCAGTACATTTTTGATGATCAACTATTGGTACATCAACAAACATTAGGTTTCTAGCAAGAAAACCCCTTTGGGTTAATCCCCATCCAGATGCAGTTCCAATGTCATTTGTCCTCATAAAGGATTCAGCTTCTTTTCTTGGCAGACAAATAGGCATGATGTTGCTATTGATTACAACTTTGTTCTTCAATTTAATCAGTGCTATGTCATTGTCAAAACCAGCATCATGGGTATAACCTTCATGTATAAAAACAGCCTCAGCCCAGGCTTGTGTATAATGAAGTGATAGTCTCTTCAGGGCACCCATTCGAATGTCCAGGGACGATGCATCATCCTTTTGCTTATATACAGCATGAGCAGCTGTTAGGACCCAGTTGTCATATAAAAGTGCGCCTGCGGCTGTAGTTCCACCTAATAACAGGACTTGCCAAGGAAAATCACCAAGCTTTGCGTTTTGCCCTCCATATATACGACCTCCTGTAGTCCGAGTTGATAGTCCACAGACTGAGGAAAGAAGCATATATAGAGCCTAAATGTTACCATCATGGAGTTGTGTATACTTAATGTCAGCCAAAAATTACATGAATTGGAGAGCGTCTGACCACCTATATGGGCAAGTGATGGGGCTGTTTTAAAATAGCacagttcagggcggcgcctgtggctcagcgggtagggcgccggtcccatatgccggaggtggcgggttcaaacccagccccggccaaaaaaaaaaaaaaaaagttataaaatagcaCAGTTCAAAGACCTGATAGAAACCTTTAGGTATTTCTTAATGCTTCAGTAAGTGAGGTAAGCAAAATTAACTTGAGGAAATTTTGTTTTGCTAAAAGAACTTGAtctgtgggcagtgcctgtggctcagtgagtactgagggtggcaggtttgagcctggccccggccaaactgcaacaaaaaatagtcaggctttgtggcgggtacctgtagtcccagctacttgggaggccgaggcaagagaattgcgtaagcccaaaagcttggaggttgctgtgagctgtatgacgtcatggcactctaccgagggcggtaaagtgagactgtctctacaaaaaaaaaagttaaaaaaaataaataaaaagttgatatGTAAGATGGGGGAGATTAATAGGGCATATAGGAATTGGCTGATGCGCTCATTGGAGGAtgcacataggaagtagaaggaCATAATCTTTTGACTGTGTTTTTCTCACTTGGAAAATAGGGTATTGTGTAATTCtgggaaagtaaaaatgaaggtcAGTATCAGAACTTCAAAATTTTACCTTTGAAtgtgtaaatgttttaaaaattagaacatcAGAGTTGTGGCCAAGACCTTTCAAGTTCAGAAATTACTATTTTTTGGTCTAATTGATTGTTCCAAACACTAAATTTAATTGTCTTTATTGCAAACTAAATAAGCTCATTAATGTAGCTTATGTATGTTTCCTGTTGGTGGCAATATACTTATATTaaaacttacaaaagaaaaaccaaaaactcGTATGTCAGCCAAGtataggtttaaaaaaaactaatttagGCCACATAACACAGGGGTAATGAATATATtactacctttctttttttttttttttttaatcactattCAACTATTATCTTTGGAGCCAATTCtggttaaaaaattttttctttaagtactACTAAAGGGAGGGTCAATTGtattaatgtttaaaaactaGATGTCATTAAAACAATTGCTTAGGGAAATAATGAAGTTATTAACTTTGGGTTTTAATAGcatttttacagagaaggaaagtaACTCAAGAACTCATGTTTATAGATGTATAAATTGAtcaagatgattttaaaaaccatttaattttttatgtttgccTAGTTATAAggtcaaaaataatcaaatgactGATGCAGTCAGCACCTAACAACCTCTCCACATGGAAGGGGGATAATGAGAACATATTTGGAAATAGTAACTTAGCCTAAGAGCCAAGTGCTGAAGTTACATTTCTGCCTACCACAGCTAAAGCTCTACTTACTGTCTCCTGCCCTGTTCTACTTTCCATCAATTAGGAATCTCTTGTATAAATGTATCCATTACCAGGCTCACAGACTGGGAGCGATTTTTCTCCTTTGGAGCTTGTCCAGAATCCATCAGCCTCACACACGTATTTACCTGCAAATCATtggaaaagcaaaaatgttttaaCTGCATGTGTAAGATGGTTGTCATTTGCTTGAATACTCTCttgaaaaatgttgattcttgAACATCATTGGGAAATAGAAGTGTCTGAGTAACCATTTTACATGATTTCATAAATAGGAGGCTCTGCATTACCATGTTTGTTTGCAAAGTGGAAACCTTTTAGATGTGTAACTTGAATATGTATCAAGATCTCAAGTGCTTAATGCTAAGGTTTTGACTTGTTAAATTAAACCATTTGGAATATATTGTGTGTTTGTAGTAGTCATTTACTAGATAAGATCTGTTTTCAGGTTCTTGCAAATTGACATTAAAGTCACCTTAGCTATAATATTTCACTTAGCAGGTGGGGGAAGTGCCTTTTAATCTTTTGTCTAGTCTTAGCCAAAAATGGTGGTTAAAGTTTATTTTCAGACCATGAGAGCTCAAGTTCCAAATGTTGCCCACCCCCAGCTTTGAAAAATGTGCTCACCATCACCCATCTTCATCGTGTAGAATGTCTCTTGACAGCTGTACTGAATCACAGCTTTGTATGTGGTCACTTCAGGACCTGTGACGTACTCCACTCGGCCACAGGGTAGATCATCAGGAGGGCCACAGTCAACAACTAAagaaatgggggagggagggagctaCTTGTAATTTCAGTGCTAACATTAAACAGGTGGAGACCATAAGCAGCTAATCTTGTGGGTGTGGCATGCAGTGCTAAAACTTGAAGCCATCTTCATTTTCCTCTGTGCAGTGGACATTGTCCATTTCATCCCTAGACAAGGAGAGGGCCCCTTTCGTGTGATTTTAAAACTTGCTCTCTCATTCCTGTTACTAAATGGCTGAACTGAGGGGAAGTTGACCTTAGGAGAAAGAATTTATCACCCTCACTGCAAATATGAGAAGGTCTGCAGCAGAAAAGCTACAAGATGCAGCCTGGTTTGGTGTGAAATAGTACCCAGTTTGCAATTGGGAgggctggagagagagaaggacgCAGCTTGCCCTGATGTCTTTCACCAGGGGAACTTCTAGAAGACCTGGAATTGCTGCTAAAAACAACACGGCAGTTTCATCATTCACGCCTCAAGTTTGGACTAGCAATCACACTTGTTATGACATTACTAATGTGAAATAACCAATTTGTGAGACAAAAGCCACAAAGTGATTTCAATCTAAAAGTTCTTTGGGCTGGGCAccgtagctcatgcctgtaatcccagcactctcggacgctgaagaagatcgcttgagctcaggagttgggggtGTGGTTGTGTactctgtagtcctagctacgcgGGCGGCTGTGGCACCTGGGtctcttgaacccaggggtttgaggttgctatgagttaggctaatgccactgcattctacatGGACTGACAGAGcaagtctatttaaaaaaaagaaagtgcctttggtgtggtggctcaacacatttgtaatctcagcactttgggaggtttaggtgggaagatcacttgaggccaggagctcaagaccagcctgggcaacaagacCTCCCCACACTCAGAGTTCTGCAAAAAAACAGTGTGGTGATGCACACTtggagttccagctactagggaggctgaggcaggaggctcactttgagcctgggaattccaggctgcagtgagctatgatcatgccactgcactccagcttggtgACAGTGAAACTCCCAATAAATGaatggctaggcatggtggtacatgcctgtaatcctaccactctgggaggatgCGAtgccaagaattcaagaccaacttgTGTGACTCCCCATCAATACCAAAACAACATAggcagggtggtggctcacacctttaatcctagcgctctgagaggccaaggagggtggattgcccgagctcacaggtttgagaccatcctgagcaagaaagagagacctccatctctaaaaatagctgggtgttgtggtagatgcctgtagtcccaggtacttgggaggctgaggcaagagaattgcttgagccagagagtttgaggttgctatgagctatgataccacagcactctaccgaggttgacaaagtgagactatctcaaaagaaaaaaaaaaattagctgagcattgtggtgagcacctgaaGCCtctgctacttgagaggctgaggcaagaagatcacttcagcccaagagatggaggttgctgtaagcttatgacatcacagcactctaccaagggtgacagtgaaactgtatcaaaaaagaaaaaaaatactaaaaatattctgGCGTAAGAACAGGCAAgtgtaaaacaaataataaaaataattgaagataCATGATTCTTAACTAGATGTTGGTACCGTACATCCTGACTCCAGTTAGGAGGGTATGTATGCAGGGATTACTACACAAAGTATCATACGTATGTTCACTCGTGTGAGATACGTGTAATTAGAGGGAGACACCCCACAACAGTAACAGCGGCTGTACTCTCGTGGTATTATGggtattaaaatatttgttgttgggtggcgcctgtggctcaaggagtagggcgccggtcccatatgccggaggtggcgggttcaaacccagccccggccaaaaaccacacacacacacacacaaaatatatatatatatttgttgttattttctgtACTCCCATCTTCTATGATGAGCATTGTTACTTTTACACTTAGAAAAACATGttctctgtagtcccagctactcgggaggctgaggcaagagaatggcctaagcccaggatttgcaggttgctatgagctgtgacaccaccgcattctactgagggtgataaaatgtgactctgttttttgagacagtctcactttgtcaccttggtagagtgctgcagcatcacagctcacagcaactttaaactcttgggctcaagtgattctgttgcctcagcctcccaagtagctgggactacaggtgcctggctatttttagagacgggggtctcgctctggctcaggctggtcttgaatctgtgagctccagcaatctacctgcctcagcctcccaagtgctgggattacaggcgtgagccaccacgcccggctagaaaaacattttcttttttctttctttttcttttttgtagaaacagagtctcactttgtcgccctcaatagagtgctgtgacatcacagctcacagcaacctccaacttctgggcttaggcgattc contains:
- the MASP2 gene encoding mannan-binding lectin serine protease 2 isoform X5 → MSQGITRAGRSTTQAQDHLPLKSFTAVCQKNGSWDRRMPKCSIVDCGPPDDLPCGRVEYVTGPEVTTYKAVIQYSCQETFYTMKMGDGKYVCEADGFWTSSKGEKSLPVCEPVCGLSTRTTGGRIYGGQNAKLGDFPWQVLLLGGTTAAGALLYDNWVLTAAHAVYKQKDDASSLDIRMGALKRLSLHYTQAWAEAVFIHEGYTHDAGFDNDIALIKLKNKVVINSNIMPICLPRKEAESFMRTNDIGTASGWGLTQRGFLARNLMFVDVPIVDHQKCTAAYEKQPYPGARVTDNMLCAGLESGGKDSCRGDSGGALVFLDNETQRWFVGGIVSWGSIKCGEAGQYGVYTKVSTYIPWIKNIISNF
- the MASP2 gene encoding mannan-binding lectin serine protease 2 isoform X2 — translated: MRLLVLLSLLCVSMATPMGPKWPEPVFGRLASPGFPGVYANDLERRWTLSAPPGYRLRLYFTHFDLELSHLCEYDFVKLSSGTKVLATLCGRESTDTERAPGNDTFYSLGSHLDVTFRSDYSNEKPFTGFEAFYTAEDIDECQVSPEEAPACDHHCHNHLGGFYCSCRTGYVLHRNKRTCSALCSGQVFTERSGELSSPEFPRPYPKLSSCTYSIRLEEGFSVILDFEESFDVEEHPETQCPYDSLKIQTGKEEYGPFCGKTLPPRIETKSNIVTVTFVTDESGDHKGWKIHYTSTVVDCGPPDDLPCGRVEYVTGPEVTTYKAVIQYSCQETFYTMKMGDGKYVCEADGFWTSSKGEKSLPVCEPVCGLSTRTTGGRIYGGQNAKLGDFPWQVLLLGGTTAAGALLYDNWVLTAAHAVYKQKDDASSLDIRMGALKRLSLHYTQAWAEAVFIHEGYTHDAGFDNDIALIKLKNKVVINSNIMPICLPRKEAESFMRTNDIGTASGWGLTQRGFLARNLMFVDVPIVDHQKCTAAYEKQPYPGARVTDNMLCAGLESGGKDSCRGDSGGALVFLDNETQRWFVGGIVSWGSIKCGEAGQYGVYTKVSTYIPWIKNIISNF